The following proteins come from a genomic window of Denitromonas sp.:
- a CDS encoding energy-coupling factor ABC transporter permease, translating to MNFAAELFGAGWLWGAGVLASLVLVWIVRTGPWASLKQPARFNVWLGAAVALMLVWRMKAGVYPGLDLHLLGAMVATLLFGPQLAMALLAVVLAGVMLATGGDWQSGPMNWLVMAVWPVICAETIRRLVAWRLPRHFFVYVFVVAFFGSAATVLAQGLLASVVLSAAGVYALDFLAANYLPYVLLLGFSEAWLSGAVVTVLVIYRPDWVVSFDDRQYLKNK from the coding sequence GTGAACTTCGCCGCTGAGCTGTTTGGCGCGGGCTGGTTGTGGGGGGCGGGCGTGCTCGCTTCCCTGGTGCTGGTGTGGATCGTCCGTACCGGCCCGTGGGCCAGCCTCAAACAGCCCGCGCGTTTCAACGTCTGGCTCGGCGCCGCGGTGGCGCTGATGCTGGTGTGGCGGATGAAGGCCGGGGTTTATCCCGGCCTGGATCTGCACCTGCTGGGCGCCATGGTGGCCACCTTGCTGTTTGGCCCGCAACTGGCCATGGCCCTGCTCGCAGTGGTGCTGGCCGGGGTCATGCTGGCAACAGGGGGCGACTGGCAGAGCGGCCCAATGAACTGGCTGGTGATGGCGGTGTGGCCGGTGATCTGCGCCGAGACCATCCGTCGCCTGGTGGCGTGGCGTTTGCCGCGGCATTTTTTTGTGTATGTGTTCGTGGTCGCGTTCTTTGGCAGTGCGGCCACGGTGCTGGCGCAGGGGCTGCTGGCGTCGGTCGTGCTGAGCGCGGCCGGGGTGTATGCCCTGGATTTTCTGGCAGCAAACTACCTGCCGTATGTCCTGCTGCTGGGCTTCTCGGAAGCCTGGCTGTCAGGCGCGGTGGTGACGGTACTGGTCATCTATCGACCCGACTGGGTCGTCAGCTTCGATGACCGTCAGTATTTGAAGAACAAATAG
- a CDS encoding acyl-CoA dehydrogenase has protein sequence MSDYVAPIRDMQFVMKELAGLEQVGQLPSFGDATDDLVDAVLEEAGKFAAGVLSPLNRTGDQVGAKWADGKVTTAPGWQAAYRQFAESGWTALACDPEYGGQGLPKLVSTAVMEMWKSANMAFSLCPMLTNGAIEALMLRGTDEQKAVYLTKMVSGEWTGTMNLTEPQAGSDLAAVRTRAEPQADGSYKIFGQKIFITYGEHDLTDNIVHLVLARLPDAPEGVKGISLFLVPKFMVDAEGTIGERNDVHCVSIEHKLGIHASPTCVLAFGDKGGATGYLIGEPNRGLEYMFIMMNEARFAVGMEGLALSERAYQQAVGYARDRVQGTEAGVRGGGKVAIIRHPDVRRMLMSMKSQTEAMRALAYVVGAATDMAHDHPDEAVRVQNQAFVDLLIPIVKGWCTENSIDIASMGVQVHGGMGFIEETGAAQHFRDARITTIYEGTTAIQGNDLIGRKIARDGGVAMKAVIEQMRAVVVQLNDQSGAEYKAIRTALSAGITALEEATDYVLATYGSDIKAASVGAVPMLKLFGIVAGGWQMARAALVSQQRLAEGAGDAAFYQAKIVTARFYADHVLSQAPGLAYVVVNGAAGALALEDEMF, from the coding sequence ATGAGCGATTACGTAGCCCCGATCCGGGATATGCAGTTCGTGATGAAGGAACTGGCCGGGCTTGAGCAGGTCGGCCAGCTGCCGAGTTTTGGCGATGCCACCGACGATCTGGTCGATGCCGTGCTGGAGGAGGCTGGCAAGTTCGCCGCGGGCGTGCTCTCGCCGCTGAACCGCACCGGCGACCAGGTGGGTGCCAAGTGGGCAGACGGCAAGGTCACCACGGCGCCGGGCTGGCAGGCCGCTTATCGTCAGTTTGCCGAGTCCGGCTGGACGGCGCTGGCCTGCGATCCGGAGTACGGCGGCCAGGGCCTGCCCAAGCTGGTGAGCACGGCGGTGATGGAAATGTGGAAATCGGCCAACATGGCCTTTTCACTGTGCCCGATGCTGACCAACGGTGCCATCGAGGCACTGATGCTGCGTGGTACCGACGAGCAGAAGGCGGTGTACCTGACCAAGATGGTCAGCGGCGAGTGGACCGGCACCATGAACCTCACCGAGCCGCAGGCCGGTTCGGATCTGGCTGCAGTGCGCACCCGCGCCGAGCCGCAGGCCGACGGCAGCTACAAGATCTTCGGTCAGAAAATCTTCATCACCTACGGCGAGCACGACCTCACCGACAACATCGTGCACCTGGTGCTGGCCCGCTTGCCGGATGCGCCGGAGGGTGTGAAGGGTATCTCGCTGTTCCTGGTGCCGAAGTTCATGGTCGATGCCGAGGGCACGATCGGCGAACGCAACGATGTGCATTGCGTGTCGATCGAACACAAGCTGGGCATCCACGCCAGCCCGACCTGCGTGCTCGCCTTCGGCGACAAGGGCGGCGCGACCGGCTATCTGATCGGCGAGCCGAACCGCGGCCTGGAATACATGTTCATCATGATGAACGAGGCGCGTTTTGCGGTGGGCATGGAAGGCCTGGCGCTGTCCGAGCGGGCCTACCAGCAGGCGGTCGGCTATGCCCGTGACCGAGTGCAGGGCACCGAAGCCGGCGTGCGCGGCGGCGGCAAGGTGGCGATCATCCGCCACCCCGACGTGCGTCGCATGCTGATGTCGATGAAGTCGCAGACCGAAGCGATGCGCGCACTGGCCTATGTGGTGGGCGCAGCGACCGACATGGCGCATGACCATCCGGACGAGGCGGTGCGTGTGCAGAACCAGGCCTTTGTCGATCTGCTGATCCCGATCGTCAAGGGCTGGTGCACCGAGAATTCGATCGATATCGCCTCGATGGGTGTGCAGGTGCATGGCGGCATGGGCTTCATCGAGGAAACCGGTGCGGCGCAGCACTTCCGTGACGCCCGTATCACCACCATCTACGAAGGCACGACGGCCATTCAGGGCAACGACCTGATCGGCCGCAAGATCGCCCGCGACGGCGGTGTGGCCATGAAGGCGGTGATCGAGCAGATGCGCGCCGTGGTGGTGCAACTGAACGATCAGAGCGGCGCCGAGTACAAGGCGATCCGCACGGCGCTGTCGGCCGGCATCACCGCGCTGGAAGAGGCCACCGACTATGTGCTGGCGACCTACGGCAGCGACATCAAGGCGGCCTCGGTCGGTGCGGTGCCCATGCTCAAGCTGTTCGGCATCGTTGCCGGCGGCTGGCAGATGGCGCGCGCGGCCCTGGTGTCGCAGCAGCGTCTGGCCGAAGGGGCGGGCGATGCGGCCTTCTACCAGGCCAAGATCGTCACCGCGCGCTTCTATGCCGACCACGTGCTGTCGCAGGCCCCGGGCCTGGCCTATGTGGTGGTCAACGGTGCTGCCGGCGCGCTGGCGCTGGAAGACGAGATGTTCTGA
- a CDS encoding Fe(3+) ABC transporter substrate-binding protein gives MKSTVVAATLCALFAATAAHADEKVLNLYTARHYQTDEALYANFTKATGIKVNRIEGKEDALLERIRSEGENSPADVLITVDASRLAKADELGVFAPVKSETLEARIPANLRTNTWFAFSTRARVIVYNKSAIKAEQVQNYEDLANPALKGKVCTRSGSHPYNLSLGAAMIEHNGVEKTEAWAKGIVANFARDPKGGDTDQIRAVAAGECGVAIANSYYVARLINSTKPEDQQVMGAVGVIWPNQANVGTHINVSGGGMLKHAPNKAAAVAFLEYLASDDAQRYFADGNNEWPVVQSVKVSNAALEKLGAFKADALPVGKLANTVAEAQKVYDRAGYR, from the coding sequence ATGAAAAGCACTGTTGTCGCCGCCACCTTGTGCGCGCTGTTTGCCGCTACTGCCGCCCACGCCGACGAGAAAGTCCTCAACCTCTACACCGCGCGTCACTATCAGACCGACGAAGCGCTGTACGCCAATTTCACCAAGGCCACGGGCATCAAGGTTAACCGCATCGAGGGCAAGGAAGACGCTCTGCTCGAGCGCATCCGCAGCGAAGGCGAGAACAGCCCGGCCGACGTGCTGATCACCGTTGACGCCTCGCGCCTGGCCAAGGCCGACGAGCTGGGCGTGTTCGCCCCGGTCAAGTCTGAAACGCTCGAGGCGCGCATCCCGGCCAACCTGCGCACCAATACCTGGTTCGCCTTCTCCACCCGCGCCCGCGTCATCGTCTATAACAAGTCGGCCATCAAGGCCGAGCAGGTGCAGAACTACGAAGACCTGGCCAACCCAGCCCTCAAGGGCAAGGTGTGCACCCGCTCGGGCAGCCACCCCTACAACCTGTCGCTGGGCGCAGCGATGATCGAGCACAACGGCGTCGAGAAGACCGAAGCCTGGGCCAAGGGCATCGTCGCCAACTTCGCGCGCGACCCCAAGGGTGGCGACACCGACCAGATCCGTGCCGTGGCTGCCGGTGAGTGCGGCGTGGCCATCGCCAACAGCTACTACGTGGCCCGCCTGATCAACTCCACCAAGCCGGAAGACCAGCAGGTCATGGGCGCGGTCGGCGTGATCTGGCCGAACCAGGCCAATGTTGGCACCCACATCAACGTCTCCGGTGGCGGCATGCTCAAGCACGCCCCCAACAAGGCGGCTGCCGTGGCCTTCCTGGAGTACCTGGCTTCCGACGACGCCCAGCGCTACTTCGCCGACGGCAACAACGAGTGGCCGGTGGTGCAGTCCGTCAAGGTGAGCAACGCCGCCCTCGAGAAACTGGGCGCCTTCAAGGCCGACGCCCTGCCGGTTGGCAAGCTGGCCAACACGGTGGCCGAAGCGCAGAAGGTGTATGACCGCGCCGGCTATCGCTGA
- a CDS encoding DUF2325 domain-containing protein encodes MNAMLVGADRLGNIPGVLDEFGIRIAAHVTGRDRSHQRRATDLPVGVDLVILFTDFLGHNVMQRFREAAGKAGVEFVCCRRSVCALKQALDRRAGSDCRSCPQRRC; translated from the coding sequence ATGAATGCCATGCTGGTGGGTGCAGATCGTCTCGGTAACATTCCTGGAGTGCTCGACGAGTTCGGCATCCGTATCGCTGCCCATGTGACCGGAAGGGACCGCTCACATCAACGTCGCGCGACCGATCTGCCGGTGGGTGTGGATCTGGTGATCCTGTTTACCGACTTCCTCGGTCACAACGTGATGCAGCGCTTCCGCGAGGCGGCGGGTAAGGCGGGGGTGGAGTTTGTGTGTTGTCGGCGCTCGGTGTGCGCCCTGAAGCAGGCGCTCGACCGTCGGGCCGGGAGTGACTGCCGCAGCTGCCCCCAGCGCCGCTGTTGA
- a CDS encoding C40 family peptidase, with product MGIRHALPAAALLFALALPGSGLASERVADGHLEVSAVPVSAGVPISELIVQGLSFLDTPYRFGGTSRDTGIDCSALVQLVFQRALGLDLPRTTQELAEIGERLKRPQLKAGDLVFFNTRRRAYSHVGIYLGGDRFLHAPSSGGKVRIESLNTRYWNKRFNGGRRVVSNTTAPATPQIAQ from the coding sequence ATGGGTATTCGACACGCACTTCCTGCTGCCGCGCTTTTGTTCGCCCTGGCACTGCCCGGTTCGGGCCTCGCAAGCGAGCGCGTTGCCGATGGCCACCTTGAGGTCAGCGCGGTACCGGTCAGCGCCGGCGTGCCGATCAGCGAACTGATCGTGCAGGGCCTGTCCTTCCTCGATACCCCCTACCGCTTTGGCGGCACCTCCCGCGACACCGGCATCGACTGCAGCGCCCTGGTGCAACTGGTCTTTCAGCGCGCGCTCGGGCTCGATCTGCCGCGCACCACGCAGGAGCTGGCCGAAATCGGCGAGCGCCTCAAGCGCCCGCAGCTCAAGGCCGGCGATCTGGTGTTCTTCAACACCCGCCGGCGCGCCTACTCGCACGTGGGTATCTACCTCGGTGGCGACCGCTTTCTGCATGCCCCCTCGAGCGGTGGCAAGGTCCGCATCGAGAGCCTGAACACTCGCTACTGGAACAAGCGCTTCAACGGCGGCCGCCGTGTCGTCAGCAACACCACGGCCCCCGCCACGCCCCAGATCGCGCAGTAG
- a CDS encoding 3'-5' exonuclease — protein sequence MTWLSRLLPGARTPVSLSPDVRAMLDAWHQTAEASVDTLHNETRYVIVNTEASGLDLSKDRLLSVAAIAVEGGLINPRLAFCQALAPDPADALAKLLTFVGKSPIVVFNAAFNKRVLLNAYERVLDIEPEGHWLDLFWLLPGLFAERNQNAAKLSEWMATMKIETFQRHHALGDAYAIAQLFLAAQARARTLGHRTPRALIELEHTRQRLQRVP from the coding sequence ATGACCTGGCTTTCCCGACTTCTCCCCGGCGCCCGCACGCCCGTCTCCCTCTCGCCGGACGTCCGTGCGATGCTCGACGCCTGGCACCAGACGGCCGAGGCGTCCGTCGACACGCTGCACAACGAGACCCGCTACGTCATCGTCAACACCGAGGCCAGCGGGCTCGATCTGAGCAAGGACCGTCTGCTGTCGGTGGCAGCCATTGCCGTCGAAGGCGGCCTGATCAACCCCAGGCTGGCGTTTTGCCAGGCCCTCGCGCCCGATCCGGCCGACGCGCTGGCCAAGCTGCTGACCTTCGTCGGCAAGTCACCCATCGTCGTTTTCAACGCGGCGTTCAACAAGCGCGTCCTGCTCAACGCCTATGAACGCGTGCTCGACATCGAACCGGAAGGCCACTGGCTGGACCTGTTCTGGCTGCTCCCCGGCCTGTTCGCCGAGCGCAACCAGAACGCGGCCAAGCTGTCCGAGTGGATGGCCACCATGAAAATCGAAACCTTCCAGCGCCACCACGCACTGGGCGACGCCTACGCCATCGCCCAGCTCTTCCTGGCCGCGCAGGCGCGTGCCCGCACGCTGGGGCACCGAACCCCGCGCGCGCTGATCGAACTGGAGCACACCCGGCAGCGGCTGCAGCGCGTGCCTTAA
- a CDS encoding DUF294 nucleotidyltransferase-like domain-containing protein: protein MTTATDTLVGASTEFLKRFSPFDQMEPDALSFLAERVLLGFFNKGATILSAEMGQPRYFYIIQRGKVQANQSGDVALTEYATMTLGPGECFPIGAISAGRPSTNTYMALEDSFCFQLPADDFMELMRISNVFHVFCTQYIASLLSQSRQQLQTTFSQRAAEQQTMTTPLGHLIKRDPVFVTPDTSTRSALEKMDELRIGCMVIADTDSRPVGILTQSDLLSRIVLPAFDLNRPIADVMTASPQVLPMTATAYDAALEMATHARRHLLVVDADDKLRGVVSERDLFSLQRIGLRQIRASIEGADDIESLQHASRDIRQLALNLIAQGIGAEQLTRFISALNDALTRRIITLELSRHELFGVPFCWLAFGSEGRHEQTLSTDQDNGIIYTAPDGERDALKQKLLAFAKDANEALAACGFPLCKGNIMASNPDLCLTLDEWKRRFGAWIREPDPQALLNASIFFDFRVLYGSEKIGDQLRRWLLDNARGNSTFLRMMAHNALSVAPPLGRFRDFVVEDDGTIDLKKSGARLFVDVARILSLRAGVEASSTVQRLRQSGQRGNVPTEELDAITDGFHFIQLLRLRSQHLDTEHDSPGDNKIDPDTLNELDRRILKEAFRQARKLQLRLKLDYQL, encoded by the coding sequence ATGACAACAGCAACTGATACCCTGGTCGGTGCCAGCACCGAATTTCTCAAGCGCTTCTCGCCCTTCGACCAGATGGAGCCCGACGCGCTCAGCTTTCTGGCCGAACGCGTGCTGCTCGGCTTCTTCAACAAGGGCGCGACGATCCTCTCGGCCGAGATGGGCCAGCCGCGCTACTTCTACATCATCCAGCGCGGCAAGGTGCAGGCCAACCAGAGCGGCGACGTCGCCCTGACCGAATACGCCACCATGACGCTCGGCCCCGGCGAGTGCTTCCCGATCGGCGCCATTTCGGCCGGCCGGCCCTCGACCAACACCTACATGGCGCTCGAAGACAGCTTCTGCTTCCAGCTCCCGGCCGACGACTTCATGGAACTGATGCGCATCAGCAACGTGTTCCATGTCTTCTGCACCCAGTACATCGCCAGCCTGCTCAGCCAGTCGCGCCAGCAGCTGCAGACCACCTTCTCGCAGCGCGCCGCCGAACAGCAGACCATGACCACCCCGCTCGGTCACCTGATCAAGCGCGATCCGGTCTTCGTCACCCCCGACACCTCCACCCGCAGTGCCCTCGAGAAAATGGACGAGCTGCGCATCGGCTGCATGGTGATCGCCGATACCGACAGCCGCCCGGTCGGCATCCTGACCCAGAGCGACCTGCTCTCGCGCATCGTGCTGCCGGCCTTCGATCTGAACCGGCCCATCGCCGATGTCATGACTGCCTCGCCGCAGGTGCTGCCGATGACCGCCACCGCCTACGACGCCGCCCTCGAGATGGCCACCCACGCCCGCCGCCACCTGCTGGTCGTCGACGCCGACGACAAATTGCGCGGCGTGGTCTCCGAGCGCGACCTGTTCTCGCTGCAGCGCATCGGCCTGCGCCAGATCCGTGCCAGCATCGAAGGCGCCGACGACATCGAATCGCTCCAGCATGCCAGCCGCGACATCCGCCAGCTGGCACTGAACCTCATCGCCCAGGGCATCGGCGCCGAGCAGCTCACGCGCTTCATCTCGGCGCTCAACGACGCCCTCACCCGCCGCATCATCACGCTCGAGCTGTCGCGCCACGAGCTGTTCGGCGTGCCGTTCTGCTGGCTGGCCTTCGGCTCCGAAGGCCGCCATGAGCAGACCCTGTCCACCGACCAGGACAACGGCATCATCTACACCGCCCCTGACGGCGAACGCGACGCCCTCAAGCAAAAGCTGCTGGCCTTCGCCAAGGACGCCAACGAGGCGCTCGCTGCCTGCGGCTTCCCGCTGTGCAAGGGCAACATCATGGCCAGCAACCCCGACCTGTGCCTGACGCTCGACGAATGGAAGCGGCGCTTCGGCGCCTGGATCCGCGAGCCCGATCCGCAGGCGCTGCTCAATGCCTCGATCTTCTTCGACTTCCGGGTGCTCTACGGCAGCGAAAAAATCGGCGACCAGCTGCGCCGCTGGCTGCTCGACAACGCGCGCGGCAACTCCACCTTCCTGCGCATGATGGCGCACAACGCCTTGTCGGTCGCGCCGCCGCTCGGCCGCTTCCGCGACTTTGTCGTCGAAGACGACGGCACCATCGATCTGAAGAAGTCCGGCGCCCGCCTGTTCGTCGACGTCGCCCGCATCCTCTCGCTGCGCGCCGGCGTCGAAGCCTCCAGCACGGTGCAGCGCCTGCGCCAGTCGGGCCAGCGCGGCAACGTGCCGACCGAAGAGCTCGACGCCATCACCGACGGTTTCCACTTCATCCAGTTGCTGCGGCTGCGCTCGCAGCACCTCGACACCGAGCATGATTCACCGGGCGACAACAAGATCGATCCCGACACCCTCAACGAACTCGACCGGCGCATCCTCAAGGAAGCGTTCCGCCAGGCTCGCAAGCTGCAATTGCGCCTCAAGCTCGACTACCAGCTATGA